Proteins co-encoded in one Pseudoliparis swirei isolate HS2019 ecotype Mariana Trench chromosome 7, NWPU_hadal_v1, whole genome shotgun sequence genomic window:
- the LOC130197094 gene encoding serine/threonine-protein kinase PLK2-like, whose protein sequence is MRSFHTVTSERGRQTPGWGGCQTIKTQTRAPGSILSAKRPNEPPLMEVQTHSSGMCESTQRSSEPRRKRMDERSAPSEMARIITDPATGKCYCRGKVLGKGGFAKCYELTDLATSKVYAAKIIPHARVSKPHQREKIDREIELHRALHHKHIVHFYHHFEDKENIYILLEYCSRKSLAHILKARKVLTEPEVRYYLRQIVSGLKYLHEQEILHRDLKLGNFFVSESMELKVGDFGLAAKLEPAGNRRKTICGTPNYLSPEVLNKQGHGCESDIWALGCVMYTMLLGRPPFETTNLKETYRCIREARYSLPSSLSPQSKQLITSLLAKIPEERPNLDHILRHDFFTQGFSPERLPASCCHSAPDFQISSPAKSFFKKAAAALFGGKRDKVKYYETLNKLTKEEEEIYKLQHDLERTVISQPQSKEISETGSLLPPSAESPVGPATESQSPARRDTIRLIVRGSLGSCSSSSECLEDSTTGSVAETVASVLRGCLENMPKADDIPPGSNSCGPQWVTKWVDYSNKYGFGYQLSDYTVGVLFNNGTHMSLLPDRKTIHYYAELGQRSVFPTCEVPEHFVSQVTVLKYFSHYMEENLMDGGDLGSVTDAHMPRLYLLQWLKSDRALMMLFNDGTFQINFYHDHTKIILCCQRDEYMLTYINEDRVSKTFKLGSLLSSGCPADLRERMVYSLNMLLQRCS, encoded by the exons ATGCGCTCATTTCACACCGTGACGTCAGAGAGAGGGCGGCAGACGCCCGGGTGGGGAGGGTGCCAGACTATAAAGACACAGACACGGGCTCCCGGCAGCATTCTGAGTGCGAAACGACCCAACGAACCACCTCTAATGGaagtacagacacacagcagCGGCATGTGCGAATCCACGCAGAGGTCGAGCGAACCCCGGAGAAAGAGGATGGATGAGCGCAGTGCGCCCTCGGAGATGGCCAGGATAATCACTGACCCGGCCACGGGCAAGTGCTACTGTCGTGGAAAAGTTTTGGGAAAG GGAGGGTTCGCCAAATGCTACGAGTTGACCGACCTCGCCACCAGCAAAGTTTACGCAGCCAAAATCATCCCGCATGCACGCGTCTCCAAGCCTCACCAACGCGAGAAG ATTGACCGAGAGATTGAACTGCACCGAGCACTGCACCACAAGCACATTGTGCACTTCTATCACCATTTTGAAGACAAGGAGAACATCTACATCTTGTTGGAATACTGCAGTAGGAAA TCATTGGCCCACATCCTGAAGGCTCGCAAGGTGCTCACTGAGCCAGAGGTGCGTTATTACCTGAGACAGATTGTGTCTGGACTGAAGTACCTGCATGAACAAGAGATCCTTCACAGAGACCTGAAACTAG GTAACTTCTTTGTGAGTGAGTCGATGGAGCTGAAGGTCGGCGACTTTGGTCTGGCTGCCAAGTTGGAGCCAGCGGGAAACAGGAGGAAGACGATCTGTGGAACTCCCAACTACCTGTCCCCCGAGGTGCTCAACAAGCAGGGCCACGGCTGTGAATCAGACATCTGGGCCCTGGGCTGTGTCAT GTACACCATGCTGTTGGGCCGACCGCCGTTTGAAACCACCAACCTGAAGGAGACGTACAGGTGTATTAGAGAGGCGCGGTACTCCCTGCCCTCCTCCCTGTCACCTCAGTCGAAGCAGCTCATCACCAGCCTGCTGGCCAAGATCCCGGAGGAGCGACCCAACCTGGACCACATCCTGAGGCACGACTTCTTCACACAG GGCTTCAGTCCGGAGCGTCTGCCGGCAAGCTGTTGCCATTCGGCACCAGATTTCCAAATCTCAAGTCCCGCCAAGAGCTTCTTCAAGAAAGCTGCCGCTGCGCTCTTTGGGGGCAAGAGAGACAAGGTCAAATACTACGAGACTCTGA ATAAGTTGaccaaagaggaagaggagatctACAAACTGCAGCACGACCTGGAGAGAACTGTCATCAGCCAACCGCAGAGCAAAGAGATTTCTGAG ACTGGAAGTCTACTTCCGCCATCTGCCGAGAGCCCCGTTGGCCCGGCAACGGAGAGCCAGTCCCCGGCGAGGCGAGACACCATCCGTCTCATCGTCAGGGGGAGTCTGGGgagttgcagcagcagcagcgaat GCCTGGAAGACAGCACGACAGGAAGTGTGGCTGAGACCGTGGCCAGCGTGTTGAGGGGGTGTCTGGAGAACATGCCTAAAG CTGACGACATTCCTCCGGGATCAAACAGCTGCGGTCCTCAGTGGGTGACCAAATGGGTGGACTACTCCAACAAGTACGGCTTTGGATACCAATTGTCTGATTACACCGTGGGAGTTCTCTTCAACAACGGCACTCACATGAGCCTCCTGCCAGACCGAAA GACCATCCATTACTATGCAGAGTTGGGCCAGCGCTCTGTGTTCCCCACTTGCGAGGTCCCTGAACACTTCGTGAGCCAGGTGACCGTGCTCAAGTACTTTTCCCACTACATGGAGGAGAACCTCATGGAT GGCGGGGACCTGGGCAGCGTGACGGATGCACACATGCCCAGACTCTACCTGCTGCAGTGGCTCAAGTCCGACCGCGCCCTCATGATGCTCTTCAACGACGGCACTTTCCAG ATCAACTTTTACCACGACCACACCAAGATCATCCTGTGTTGCCAGAGGGATGAGTACATGCTGACGTACATCAACGAGGACCGCGTCTCCAAAACCTTCAAACTCGGCTCCCTGCTGTCGTCCGGGTGCCCCGCCGACCTGCGCGAGCGCATGGTGTACTCCCTCAACATGCTTCTGCAGAGGTGCAGCTAA